Proteins from a genomic interval of Actinomycetota bacterium:
- a CDS encoding alpha/beta fold hydrolase, whose amino-acid sequence MARRLSFPRAVIRGGGEGAPRKCEEAFAHLTGRFAPVETNFEADGLRLNAYLALPPRGGARLGLVLCHGFPAGPRGGATSGQTYRELADRLTVELGWAVLTFNFRGTGASAGNFSLGGWLSDLRAAIDTLLAADGVDAVWLAGFGVGGSLAICAAGEDERVQGVAAFAAPCDFADWAADPTGFLAHAREIGVIRDAAFPHDQEAWARELREIQPLALMGKVPPRPVLLVHGDDDSVVPIEHARELAEAAEGMVDMRLLSGAGHRLRHDPRAVAALLGWLARQARPGGSEES is encoded by the coding sequence GTGGCTCGACGCCTTTCGTTCCCACGAGCCGTCATCCGAGGTGGAGGAGAAGGTGCTCCGCGAAAATGCGAGGAGGCTTTTGCACATCTGACGGGTAGGTTCGCCCCAGTGGAGACCAATTTCGAGGCGGACGGCCTCCGATTGAACGCGTACCTGGCCCTCCCACCCAGGGGCGGGGCGCGCCTGGGCCTGGTGCTGTGCCACGGGTTCCCCGCCGGGCCCCGCGGCGGCGCCACGTCCGGTCAGACCTACCGGGAGCTCGCCGACCGCCTGACCGTCGAGCTCGGATGGGCCGTGCTCACCTTCAACTTCCGCGGCACGGGCGCCTCCGCCGGAAACTTCTCGTTGGGCGGGTGGCTCAGCGACCTCAGGGCCGCCATCGACACGTTGCTCGCTGCCGACGGGGTCGACGCGGTGTGGCTGGCCGGGTTCGGGGTCGGCGGCTCCCTTGCCATCTGTGCGGCCGGCGAGGACGAACGCGTGCAGGGGGTCGCCGCCTTCGCGGCACCGTGCGACTTCGCCGACTGGGCCGCCGACCCCACCGGCTTCCTCGCCCACGCGCGCGAGATCGGCGTGATCCGCGATGCCGCCTTCCCGCACGACCAGGAGGCGTGGGCGCGGGAGCTGCGCGAGATCCAGCCTCTCGCGCTCATGGGCAAGGTCCCGCCGCGACCGGTCCTGCTCGTGCACGGTGACGACGACTCGGTGGTGCCGATCGAGCACGCCCGCGAGCTCGCCGAGGCGGCCGAGGGCATGGTCGACATGCGGCTCCTCAGCGGCGCCGGGCACCGGCTGCGCCACGACCCGCGGGCGGTGGCCGCGCTGCTCGGCTGGCTCGCCCGTCAGGCCCGCCCCGGCGGGTCGGAGGAGTCGTAG
- the thiE gene encoding thiamine phosphate synthase, producing MIALGERRLYLCTPDRPDLERFLEACVAGGVDLVQLREKHLEARPLLDVARRARRVCHDLGVPFILNDRPDLAAEAGADGVHVGQDDAPPALARRLLGPDAIVGLSTHAPAELDAAAGEPVDYVSAGPVSPTPTKPGRPGTGLGYLALAAQTSAHPFFVTGGVTPETVGPMLAAGARRFVVVRWLTDADEPRIAARALRHLIDAAYDSSDPPGRA from the coding sequence GTGATCGCGCTCGGCGAGCGGCGGCTCTACCTCTGCACGCCCGATCGCCCCGATCTCGAGCGCTTCCTCGAGGCGTGCGTCGCCGGCGGCGTCGACCTCGTGCAGCTGCGCGAGAAGCACCTCGAAGCCCGGCCGCTGCTCGACGTGGCCCGCCGGGCGCGGCGCGTCTGCCACGACCTCGGCGTCCCGTTCATCCTCAACGACCGGCCCGATCTGGCCGCCGAAGCCGGGGCGGACGGCGTGCACGTCGGCCAGGACGACGCGCCGCCCGCGCTCGCCCGGCGCCTGCTCGGGCCCGACGCCATCGTGGGGCTCTCGACCCACGCGCCCGCCGAGCTGGACGCGGCCGCGGGTGAGCCCGTCGACTACGTGTCCGCGGGCCCGGTGTCGCCGACGCCAACCAAGCCTGGACGGCCGGGCACGGGCCTCGGGTACCTCGCGCTCGCGGCACAAACGAGTGCCCACCCCTTCTTCGTGACGGGCGGGGTCACGCCTGAGACCGTGGGACCGATGCTCGCCGCCGGTGCCCGGCGCTTCGTGGTCGTGCGCTGGCTCACCGACGCCGACGAGCCGCGCATCGCGGCGCGTGCCCTCCGCCACCTGATCGACGCCGCCTACGACTCCTCCGACCCGCCGGGGCGGGCCTGA
- the thiS gene encoding sulfur carrier protein ThiS encodes MKVTANGDPVELAEGATVDDLLAHLGLGRRWVLVERNGAPVDRRDTTTTRLVDGDRLELVRAVAGG; translated from the coding sequence GTGAAGGTGACCGCGAACGGCGACCCCGTGGAGCTGGCCGAGGGGGCGACGGTCGACGACCTGCTCGCCCATCTGGGCCTGGGTCGGCGGTGGGTGCTCGTCGAGCGCAACGGCGCACCCGTCGACCGGCGCGACACCACCACGACCCGGCTGGTCGACGGTGACCGGCTGGAGCTCGTCCGGGCCGTCGCCGGCGGGTAG
- a CDS encoding ABC transporter ATP-binding protein: protein MRRCARRAPTADPGPDGRAGRRPSPPRPAPRGRRSRSPSRARTYPLTLVLPVADTRGVNPPDHVVELEHVSRRFGTAVGLADLSLRVPTGSVTVLLGPNGAGKTTAVRTITGALDCDTGHVRVFGHDPATEGEAVRERCGVVSAKPALYDRLSGRDNLRYAAELNRLGPGAPIDASAARFGIEHSLDLRVSGYSTGMKTRLALARAVLHDPDLLLLDEPTSGLDPESAHAVLRLIDEMAAGGKTVVMCTHLLLEAEGLADQVVILDHGRDLMSGTPGDLVRRFWPDPSVTIDAEDRFALDGVAALAGVKSYERNGGPAKVTLDDLARVPDLVAQLTAVGARLTRVTPHEPTLEELYFAVRRESGAAVDRIEEVE from the coding sequence GTGCGCCGTTGCGCTCGACGAGCACCCACCGCCGACCCAGGCCCAGATGGGCGAGCAGGTCGTCGACCGTCGCCCCCTCGGCCAGCTCCACGGGGTCGCCGTTCGCGGTCACCTTCACGAGCGCGAACGTACCCCCTCACACTCGTGCTCCCCGTGGCCGATACTCGCGGGGTGAACCCCCCCGATCATGTCGTCGAGCTGGAGCACGTCAGCCGGCGGTTCGGGACGGCGGTGGGCCTCGCCGACCTGAGCCTGCGGGTGCCGACCGGCTCGGTGACGGTGCTGCTCGGGCCCAACGGCGCCGGGAAGACCACCGCGGTGCGCACCATCACCGGAGCGCTCGACTGCGACACGGGGCACGTGCGCGTGTTCGGGCACGACCCCGCCACCGAGGGCGAAGCGGTGCGCGAGCGCTGCGGGGTCGTCTCGGCCAAGCCCGCGCTCTACGACCGGTTGTCGGGACGCGACAACCTGCGCTACGCCGCCGAGCTCAACCGGCTGGGGCCCGGCGCCCCGATCGACGCGAGCGCGGCGCGCTTCGGCATCGAGCACTCGCTCGACCTCCGCGTCAGTGGGTACTCGACCGGCATGAAGACCCGTCTGGCCTTGGCGCGCGCGGTTCTCCATGACCCCGACCTCCTCCTGCTCGACGAGCCCACGTCGGGCCTCGACCCCGAGTCCGCGCATGCCGTGCTGCGGCTCATCGACGAGATGGCGGCAGGCGGCAAGACCGTCGTCATGTGCACCCACCTGCTGCTCGAGGCCGAGGGACTGGCCGACCAGGTCGTGATCCTCGACCACGGGCGCGATCTCATGTCGGGCACCCCCGGGGACCTCGTGCGGCGCTTCTGGCCCGACCCGTCGGTGACGATCGACGCGGAGGACCGCTTCGCGCTCGACGGCGTGGCCGCGCTCGCCGGCGTGAAGAGCTACGAACGCAACGGTGGGCCGGCGAAGGTCACACTCGACGATCTCGCGCGCGTGCCCGACCTCGTCGCGCAGCTCACCGCGGTGGGTGCGCGACTGACACGCGTGACGCCCCACGAACCCACGCTCGAGGAGCTCTATTTCGCGGTCCGCCGCGAGTCGGGCGCCGCAGTTGACCGCATCGAGGAGGTCGAGTGA
- a CDS encoding DUF222 domain-containing protein: MTLLAEIDRRAGWAADGALSCVDWVVWRVGLARGTAKEKLRVAHEIRRRPTVRRAFAAGEVSPSWSTARRSVSRPSAAWPVTAESSVISCEDRASRSTSGHEHPSGALRNVERSWCAIAGDVGSRAVGGAHATCITSSTSPTEASRQSTTASCCAPRHHTLVHERRFTIRGDAPVRLTFHRAD; the protein is encoded by the coding sequence CTGACGCTCCTCGCGGAGATCGATCGGCGCGCCGGATGGGCGGCTGATGGCGCGCTGTCCTGCGTCGACTGGGTCGTCTGGCGCGTGGGTCTGGCGCGCGGCACGGCCAAGGAGAAGCTGCGGGTCGCCCACGAGATCCGTCGCCGGCCCACCGTTCGCCGCGCCTTCGCGGCGGGTGAGGTGTCGCCGAGCTGGTCGACGGCTCGCCGGTCGGTCTCGAGACCCTCCGCCGCGTGGCCTGTGACTGCGGAGTCGTCCGTCATCTCGTGCGAGGACCGAGCCAGCCGCTCGACCTCGGGACACGAACACCCGTCTGGAGCACTGCGCAACGTCGAGCGATCATGGTGCGCGATCGCGGGCGATGTCGGTTCCCGAGCTGTTGGCGGCGCACATGCGACGTGCATCACGTCGTCCACTTCGCCGACGGAGGCGTCACGGCAGTCGACAACGGCATCCTGCTGTGCCCCGCGTCACCACACTCTCGTGCACGAGCGACGGTTCACGATTCGCGGCGACGCCCCCGTCCGGCTCACGTTCCACCGGGCCGACTGA
- a CDS encoding Fe-S cluster assembly protein HesB produces the protein MTPKLPLTGDTEADELLENDSLALLIGMLLDQQVPMEKAFHSPYDLKQRLGDKLEAADIASRDPDELREMFKERPALHRFPAAMADRTQELSRRIVEQYDGDAGRVWASATTGDELVANLRELPGFGEQKARVFTALLAKRLGVKPQGWEQAAGPYGQPGHYSVADIDGPDSLAAVRAYKKEQKARAKAKR, from the coding sequence GTGACACCGAAGCTGCCGCTGACCGGAGACACGGAAGCCGACGAGCTCCTGGAGAACGACTCGCTCGCCCTGCTCATCGGGATGCTGCTCGACCAGCAGGTGCCGATGGAGAAGGCGTTCCACTCGCCGTACGACCTCAAGCAGCGGCTCGGCGACAAGCTCGAGGCGGCCGACATCGCGTCACGCGACCCCGACGAGCTGCGGGAGATGTTCAAGGAGCGCCCCGCGCTGCACCGCTTCCCGGCCGCGATGGCCGATCGCACCCAGGAGCTGAGCCGGCGCATCGTCGAGCAGTACGACGGTGATGCCGGCCGGGTCTGGGCGAGCGCGACGACGGGCGACGAGCTGGTGGCCAACCTGCGCGAGCTGCCGGGGTTCGGTGAGCAGAAGGCGCGCGTCTTCACCGCGCTCCTCGCGAAGCGCCTGGGCGTCAAGCCGCAGGGGTGGGAGCAGGCCGCCGGCCCGTACGGTCAGCCCGGCCACTACTCGGTCGCCGACATCGACGGCCCCGACAGCCTCGCCGCGGTCCGCGCCTACAAGAAGGAGCAGAAGGCCCGGGCCAAGGCAAAGCGCTGA
- a CDS encoding acyl-CoA dehydrogenase, whose translation MNPTLALAPLTDAGRWFVDLAEQHAAEVAVRADEHDRAGTFPREAFESMKESGFLTAPVPEEFGGRGLTSFHDLGVGLNRLARGDGSVAIAANMHLTFCLIGARTLRGVQEDGDQEQVERLGGFMQLLGQGAIAMANATEPGTDLRHPLTEVSTTDGGLALSGRKIFGTLSEIADIFFVPARRRRADNTYTMGATMVFRGAAGQEIKSNWDALGMRASGSHDVVYESCFVPEELFLTDDADWGTFDQLNLIIASGANFSLVCTSLGIAEAARDLVVDMARTRTKAPSGRPIAERRGVQHLVAEIEVDLATCRGLLDSVGRLIDEHLVRRRVGEVTLDDLHGLNKEFQCAKLVVNRKAIEVVDRALSVSGGAGYMTASPLSRLYRDARAGPFMQPFSPVEAHEYIGKVALGIDPTLDG comes from the coding sequence GTGAACCCTACGCTCGCGCTCGCGCCCCTCACCGACGCGGGGCGGTGGTTCGTCGACCTCGCCGAGCAACACGCCGCCGAGGTCGCGGTCCGGGCCGATGAGCACGACCGCGCCGGAACGTTCCCCCGGGAAGCGTTCGAGTCCATGAAGGAGAGCGGCTTCCTCACCGCACCCGTCCCCGAGGAGTTCGGGGGCCGGGGCCTCACGTCGTTCCACGACCTCGGGGTGGGGCTCAACCGGCTCGCACGAGGCGACGGGTCAGTGGCCATCGCAGCCAACATGCACCTGACGTTCTGCCTCATCGGCGCTCGAACGTTGCGCGGTGTACAAGAGGACGGGGATCAAGAGCAGGTGGAGCGGCTCGGGGGCTTCATGCAACTGCTCGGGCAGGGTGCCATCGCCATGGCGAACGCCACCGAGCCCGGCACCGACCTTCGACACCCGCTCACGGAGGTCAGCACGACGGACGGCGGCCTCGCGCTCAGCGGCCGCAAGATCTTCGGAACGCTCTCGGAGATCGCCGACATCTTCTTCGTGCCCGCTCGACGCCGCAGAGCCGACAACACGTACACCATGGGAGCGACGATGGTGTTCCGCGGCGCAGCCGGCCAGGAGATCAAGTCCAACTGGGATGCGCTCGGGATGCGAGCGTCCGGCAGCCACGACGTCGTGTACGAGAGCTGCTTCGTCCCCGAGGAGCTCTTTCTTACCGACGACGCCGACTGGGGCACCTTCGACCAGCTCAACCTGATCATCGCGAGCGGGGCGAACTTCTCTCTGGTGTGCACCTCGCTCGGCATCGCCGAAGCCGCGCGTGACCTGGTCGTCGACATGGCACGCACCCGAACGAAGGCTCCGAGCGGCCGACCGATCGCCGAGCGACGGGGCGTACAACACCTCGTGGCCGAGATCGAGGTCGACCTCGCCACCTGCCGCGGACTGCTCGACAGCGTGGGCCGGTTGATCGACGAGCACCTCGTGCGTCGACGCGTCGGCGAGGTCACCCTCGACGACCTGCACGGGCTCAACAAGGAGTTCCAGTGCGCCAAGCTGGTCGTCAACCGCAAGGCCATCGAGGTGGTCGACCGGGCGCTGTCGGTCTCGGGCGGCGCCGGCTACATGACCGCCAGCCCTCTCTCGCGGCTCTACCGCGACGCCCGCGCCGGACCCTTCATGCAGCCGTTCTCGCCCGTGGAGGCGCACGAGTACATCGGCAAGGTCGCACTGGGGATCGACCCGACCCTCGACGGCTAG